A stretch of Meiothermus sp. QL-1 DNA encodes these proteins:
- a CDS encoding ABC transporter substrate-binding protein: MQRYFFVLILLFSLVLAQPQKVRVGLGYLPDVQFAPFYLGVVEGLYAQRGLEVEFQHGFVTELYPLLAQGRLDFVVGDAEDVIVLRAQNPQATPFKYVMAMYQSVPNAIFSLAEKNIRSVRDLRGKTLGMPGMFGVSLTSLQAMLRAAGLKESDLRIVQIGFTQAEAVVSGRVDAAMGFINNEPVFLQARGVRLNVIPAGPYNKSPGNGVITTDRVLENPELVRRFLAASQEGLARTLADPRRGFEAARRYVPNLGEERMAVLRASVRLYQSPYTRRMGLGFSSPEAWASSLNLLKQTGRVQTELPPTAFYTNDFLQPGVQAQAVAGR, from the coding sequence ATGCAAAGGTACTTCTTTGTCCTGATTTTGCTCTTTTCGCTGGTTTTGGCCCAGCCCCAGAAGGTGCGGGTGGGGCTGGGTTACCTTCCCGATGTGCAGTTTGCCCCCTTTTACCTGGGGGTGGTGGAGGGGCTCTACGCCCAGCGGGGCCTCGAGGTGGAGTTCCAGCACGGCTTTGTGACCGAGCTCTACCCTCTTCTGGCCCAGGGGCGGCTCGACTTTGTGGTGGGGGATGCTGAGGATGTCATCGTCCTCCGGGCGCAGAACCCCCAGGCCACCCCCTTCAAGTACGTGATGGCCATGTACCAGTCGGTGCCCAACGCCATCTTCTCGCTGGCCGAGAAGAACATCCGCTCGGTGCGCGACCTCAGGGGGAAGACTTTGGGGATGCCCGGGATGTTTGGGGTTTCCCTCACCTCCCTGCAGGCCATGCTGCGGGCTGCGGGCCTGAAGGAAAGCGACCTGCGCATTGTGCAGATCGGTTTTACCCAGGCCGAGGCGGTGGTCTCGGGCCGGGTGGATGCGGCCATGGGCTTCATCAACAACGAGCCGGTCTTCCTGCAGGCCCGGGGGGTAAGGCTCAACGTGATTCCTGCGGGCCCCTACAACAAAAGCCCCGGCAACGGGGTCATTACCACCGACAGGGTGCTGGAAAACCCCGAGCTGGTGCGGCGTTTTTTGGCTGCTTCGCAGGAGGGGCTGGCCCGCACCCTGGCCGACCCCAGGCGGGGCTTTGAGGCGGCCCGGCGTTACGTGCCCAACCTGGGCGAGGAGCGCATGGCGGTGCTCAGGGCCTCGGTGCGGCTTTACCAGTCGCCTTATACCCGCCGGATGGGCCTGGGGTTCTCGAGCCCAGAAGCCTGGGCGAGCAGCCTCAACCTTTTGAAGCAGACCGGGCGGGTCCAGACCGAGCTTCCCCCCACGGCCTTCTACACCAACGACTTCCTCCAGCCCGGGGTGCAGGCCCAGGCTGTGGCGGGTCGCTAG
- a CDS encoding acylphosphatase yields the protein MRRVTVLVRGRVQGVGYRYFARQKALELGLSGYAENLTDGRVEVVAEGEEAHLELFLHHLRQGPREARVEGLEVQWGEAAGLRGFQVY from the coding sequence GTGCGGCGGGTGACGGTCCTGGTGCGCGGGCGGGTACAGGGGGTGGGCTACCGCTACTTTGCCCGCCAGAAGGCCCTGGAGCTTGGCCTTTCGGGGTATGCCGAGAACCTGACGGACGGCCGGGTGGAGGTGGTGGCCGAAGGGGAGGAGGCCCATCTGGAGCTCTTCCTGCACCACCTGCGCCAGGGCCCCAGGGAGGCCCGGGTGGAGGGCCTCGAGGTCCAGTGGGGGGAGGCCGCCGGGCTCAGGGGGTTCCAGGTGTACTGA
- the tyrS gene encoding tyrosine--tRNA ligase — translation MTAREALELLKRGAVEVIPEEDLLRKLESGKRLVVKLGLDPTRPDIHLGHAVVLRKMRLFQELGHKVVLIIGDFTAMIGDPSGRSKTRPPLTLEETRANAQSYVAQVGKILITDDPERFEMRYNSEWLENLGFKELIKLASLLTVAQMLEREDFKNRYTHQVPISLHEFLYPLAQGYDSVPIACDVEMGGTDQRFNLLVGREVQAAYGLERQVAFIMPILVGLDGVEKMSKSLDNYVGIYDETPTFYAKLMKVPDSALRQYFELCTDLEAAQVEEVLAQGGMLGAHRVLAALLSAAYALPRIPARIDLAFARSLGLVFHYEGHDVRLEATGAHEVAQRVLAADARYRSIAQGGIPEEMPEVRLGPEALQEGRIAVARLFTLAGLTPSNAEARRLIEQRGLRLDGEVLTDPRAEVTLDRPRVLQRGKDRFVRVVPVAPQEPVR, via the coding sequence ATGACGGCCCGAGAGGCGCTGGAACTACTCAAGCGGGGGGCGGTCGAGGTCATCCCCGAGGAAGACCTGCTGCGCAAGCTCGAGTCAGGGAAGAGGCTGGTGGTCAAGCTGGGCCTGGACCCTACCCGGCCCGACATCCACCTGGGCCACGCGGTGGTGCTGCGCAAGATGCGGCTCTTTCAGGAGCTGGGGCACAAGGTGGTGCTCATCATCGGCGACTTCACCGCCATGATTGGCGACCCCTCGGGCCGCAGCAAGACCCGCCCCCCCCTCACCCTGGAGGAGACCCGGGCCAACGCCCAAAGCTACGTGGCGCAGGTGGGCAAGATTCTCATCACCGACGACCCTGAGCGCTTTGAGATGCGCTACAACTCGGAGTGGCTGGAGAACCTCGGCTTCAAGGAGCTCATCAAGCTGGCCTCGCTCCTCACCGTGGCCCAGATGCTCGAGCGCGAGGACTTCAAAAACCGCTACACCCACCAGGTTCCCATCTCGCTGCACGAGTTCCTCTACCCCCTGGCCCAGGGCTACGACTCGGTGCCCATCGCCTGCGATGTGGAGATGGGCGGTACTGACCAGCGCTTCAACCTGCTGGTGGGCCGCGAGGTACAGGCGGCCTATGGCCTGGAGCGGCAGGTGGCCTTCATCATGCCCATCCTGGTGGGGCTGGACGGGGTAGAAAAGATGTCCAAGAGCCTGGACAACTACGTGGGCATCTACGACGAGACCCCCACCTTCTACGCCAAGCTGATGAAGGTGCCCGATAGCGCTCTGCGGCAGTACTTTGAGCTTTGCACCGACCTCGAGGCCGCCCAGGTGGAGGAGGTGCTGGCCCAGGGGGGGATGCTGGGGGCCCATCGGGTGCTGGCGGCTTTGCTCAGCGCGGCCTATGCCCTGCCCCGCATTCCCGCCCGGATTGACCTGGCCTTCGCCCGCTCGCTGGGCCTGGTCTTCCACTACGAAGGGCACGACGTGCGGCTCGAGGCCACTGGCGCCCACGAGGTGGCCCAGCGGGTGCTGGCCGCCGATGCCCGCTACCGCAGCATTGCCCAGGGGGGCATCCCCGAGGAGATGCCCGAGGTGCGGCTTGGCCCCGAGGCCTTGCAGGAGGGTCGGATTGCGGTGGCCAGACTTTTCACCCTGGCCGGCCTTACCCCCTCCAACGCCGAGGCCCGGCGCCTTATTGAGCAGCGGGGGCTCCGGCTCGACGGGGAGGTGCTGACCGACCCCAGGGCCGAGGTAACCCTCGACCGGCCCAGGGTGCTCCAGCGCGGCAAGGACCGCTTTGTGCGGGTGGTGCCGGTCGCCCCGCAGGAGCCTGTGCGATGA
- a CDS encoding dipeptidase encodes MMVDAHLDLAYNALELGRDLTLPLAELRRRDTCSEVPLVTLPALREAGVGVVFATLWVDPRRYPTPEEAHRAALRQLELYLRWEEAGWVRILRRRADLVEHRVRWQQDRAPALVLLIEGAECVRVPEEVAFWWGHGVRLIAPAWNRTRYAGGTREPGGLTPLGQELLWAMQAQGVALDCSHLDEAAFWQALAVFGGALCATHSNPRALLGGEANPLANRHLSDAMLRALGAREGVVGVVLYNLFLDPAWRRGQPRLPLAVVGRHLAYVAAQVGWERVGLGSDFDGGFGLHEAPLGLEGPADLGKLAGWVPEPHRPGVLGENWLGWLARALPA; translated from the coding sequence ATGATGGTGGATGCCCACCTCGATCTGGCCTACAACGCCCTCGAGCTGGGCCGCGACCTCACCCTGCCCCTGGCCGAGCTGCGCCGGCGGGACACCTGCTCCGAGGTGCCCCTGGTCACCCTGCCCGCTTTGCGGGAGGCAGGGGTGGGGGTGGTCTTCGCCACCCTCTGGGTAGACCCTCGCCGCTACCCCACGCCAGAAGAGGCGCACCGGGCAGCCCTGCGCCAGCTCGAGCTCTACCTGCGCTGGGAGGAGGCCGGCTGGGTGCGCATCCTGCGTCGCCGCGCGGATTTGGTGGAGCATCGGGTACGGTGGCAGCAGGACAGGGCGCCGGCTTTGGTCCTTTTGATTGAGGGGGCCGAGTGCGTGCGGGTACCTGAGGAGGTGGCCTTCTGGTGGGGCCATGGGGTGCGCCTCATTGCCCCGGCCTGGAACCGCACCCGCTATGCAGGGGGAACCCGCGAGCCCGGGGGCCTCACGCCCTTGGGCCAGGAGCTCCTTTGGGCCATGCAGGCCCAGGGGGTGGCCCTGGACTGCTCCCACCTGGACGAGGCGGCCTTCTGGCAGGCCCTGGCGGTCTTCGGGGGGGCTTTGTGCGCCACCCACAGCAACCCCCGGGCGCTGCTGGGGGGGGAGGCAAACCCCCTGGCCAACCGCCACCTGAGCGATGCCATGCTGCGGGCGCTGGGGGCCCGGGAGGGGGTGGTGGGCGTGGTGCTGTACAACCTCTTCCTGGACCCCGCCTGGCGGCGCGGCCAGCCCCGCCTGCCTCTGGCCGTGGTGGGGCGGCACCTGGCCTACGTTGCGGCCCAGGTGGGCTGGGAAAGGGTGGGCCTGGGTTCGGACTTCGACGGCGGCTTCGGGCTACACGAAGCCCCCTTGGGTCTGGAAGGGCCGGCTGACCTCGGCAAGCTGGCCGGGTGGGTGCCCGAGCCCCACCGGCCCGGGGTGCTGGGGGAGAACTGGCTCGGCTGGCTGGCGCGTGCGCTGCCTGCCTGA
- a CDS encoding sulfite exporter TauE/SafE family protein: MKLSGLFIGLLAGAFGGLVGLGGGVLAVPLMNAFLGLTQHSAVATSLVMVVFTGMVGALTYALENRVDWLGAFLIVPTAMLTAGWGARYAHRLAEWRLKRVFGWYLVLVALSLILKPYIPHVSEPLDGGLRLVLLALTGAAAGFASGLLGVGGGTIIVPILVLGLGLEQHTAQGTSLLAMVPPAVVGSYTHFRHGYLAQAHLPGLVLGILLGAFLGGTVANQLPEFWLRLVFAGVLVWTAGRYLGAKPRPQAA, from the coding sequence GTGAAGCTTTCTGGGCTCTTCATCGGTTTGCTGGCGGGCGCTTTCGGGGGGCTGGTGGGCCTCGGGGGAGGGGTTTTGGCGGTTCCCCTGATGAATGCGTTTTTGGGGCTTACCCAGCACAGCGCGGTGGCCACCAGCCTGGTCATGGTGGTCTTTACGGGGATGGTCGGGGCCCTCACCTATGCCCTGGAGAATAGGGTGGACTGGTTGGGGGCTTTTCTCATCGTGCCCACCGCCATGCTCACTGCCGGCTGGGGAGCCCGCTATGCCCACCGCCTGGCCGAGTGGCGGCTCAAGCGGGTCTTTGGGTGGTACCTGGTGCTGGTGGCCCTGAGCCTTATCCTCAAACCCTACATCCCCCATGTAAGCGAGCCGCTGGATGGAGGGCTGCGGCTGGTTTTGCTTGCCCTGACCGGAGCCGCGGCAGGCTTCGCCTCGGGGCTGCTGGGGGTGGGCGGGGGCACCATCATTGTGCCCATTCTGGTGCTCGGGCTGGGCTTGGAACAGCACACCGCCCAGGGCACCTCGCTCCTGGCCATGGTTCCTCCGGCGGTGGTGGGCTCTTATACCCACTTCCGCCACGGCTACCTGGCCCAGGCCCATCTGCCGGGGCTGGTGCTCGGCATTCTGCTGGGGGCCTTCCTGGGGGGGACGGTGGCCAACCAGCTCCCCGAATTTTGGCTGCGGCTGGTTTTCGCCGGGGTGCTCGTCTGGACTGCGGGGCGTTACCTGGGGGCCAAGCCCCGTCCGCAGGCAGCCTAG
- a CDS encoding DNA-directed RNA polymerase subunit beta produces the protein MKIERYGRIKEVIPLPPLTEIQVESFKKALQADVPPSKRENVGLQAAFKETFPIEEGEKGRGLVLDFLEYRIGEPPFDQDECREKDLTYQAPLYARLQLIHRDTGLIKEDEVFLGDLPLMTEDGSFIVNGADRVIVSQIHRSPGVYFTPDQTRPGRYVASVIPLPKRGPWIDLEFEQSGIVVMKVNKKKFPLALLLRVLGYTPEGLVRELGQYGELLPGLLEAQYRGTKVLEMSPDEALLKLFTELRPGDPPKRDKAVAYLHSLLSDPRRYDLGEAGRYKTQQKLGITLSGRMLIRFENGEFKDEGLLPVLRYLFALQAGEPGFEADDIDHLGNRRIRTVGELLADQFRVGLSRLARGVRERMLLGSPESATPAKLVNNRPLVAAIREFFGRSQLSQFKDQTNPLSELRHKRRISALGPGGLTRERAGFDVRDVHRTHYGRICPIETPEGANIGLISSLASYGRINDLGFILTPYRKVENGRVTDQVEYMSATEEDRYVIAQANTPLTPEGYFDTQQVVARKKGEPMVVRPEEVEYMDVSPKQIFSVNTNLIPFLEHDDANRALMGSNMQAQAVPLLRAQSPVVMTGIEERVVRDSLTSIYAEADGVVEYVDSTRIVLRGDDRALYEYPLRRFVRSNQGTALDQRPRVSKGQRVRKGELLADGPAAEEGMLALGQNVLVAIMPFDGYNYEDAIVISEDLLRRDFYTSVHIERYEIEARDTKLGPERITRDIPNLSEAALRDLDEDGVVRIGAEVKAGDILVGRTSFKGETEPTPEERLLRSIFGEKARDVKDTSLRVPPGEGGIVVRTLRLRRGDPGVELKPGVREVVRVYVAQKRKLQVGDKLANRHGNKGVVAKILPPEDMPHLPDGTPVDIVLNPLGVPSRMNLGQILETHLGLAGYELGLKFITPVFDGISEEEIKALLGQAFDKKWELRTKTGFGIDNREREVLARAAKLGLVDGEKSLVEQLRQVFQQGKSVLYDGRTGEPIEAPIVVGLMYIMKLYHMVEDKMHARSTGPYSLITQQPLGGKAQFGGQRFGEMEVWALEAYGAAHTLQEILTIKSDDIEGRNAAYEAVVKGEDVPEASVPESFRVLVKELQSLGLNVETYDENGKHLDIFEGLASKR, from the coding sequence ATGAAGATAGAGCGGTACGGTAGGATCAAAGAGGTTATTCCCCTCCCGCCCCTGACCGAAATCCAGGTCGAGTCCTTCAAAAAAGCCCTGCAGGCCGATGTCCCTCCCTCTAAGCGGGAGAACGTCGGTCTGCAGGCTGCTTTCAAGGAGACCTTTCCCATTGAGGAAGGCGAGAAGGGGCGCGGGCTGGTGCTGGACTTCCTGGAGTACCGCATCGGCGAGCCCCCCTTTGATCAGGATGAGTGCCGTGAGAAAGACCTGACCTACCAGGCCCCCCTCTACGCCCGGCTTCAGCTCATCCACCGCGATACCGGCCTCATCAAGGAGGACGAGGTCTTCCTGGGCGACCTTCCCCTCATGACCGAGGACGGCTCGTTCATCGTCAACGGGGCCGACCGGGTGATCGTCTCCCAGATTCACCGCTCCCCCGGGGTCTACTTCACCCCCGACCAGACCCGCCCGGGGCGCTATGTGGCCTCGGTGATTCCCCTGCCCAAGCGGGGGCCTTGGATTGACCTCGAGTTCGAGCAGTCGGGCATCGTGGTCATGAAGGTCAACAAGAAGAAGTTCCCCCTGGCCCTGCTTTTGCGGGTCTTGGGCTACACCCCGGAGGGCCTGGTTAGGGAGCTGGGCCAGTACGGCGAGCTTCTGCCGGGGCTTCTGGAGGCCCAGTACCGCGGCACCAAGGTGCTGGAGATGAGCCCGGACGAGGCCCTTTTGAAGCTCTTCACCGAGCTGCGGCCCGGCGACCCCCCCAAGCGGGACAAGGCCGTGGCCTATCTGCACTCCCTCCTCTCCGACCCGCGTCGCTACGACCTGGGCGAGGCGGGCCGCTACAAGACCCAGCAGAAGCTGGGCATCACCCTCTCGGGTCGGATGCTCATCCGCTTCGAGAACGGGGAGTTCAAGGACGAGGGGCTGCTGCCGGTGCTCAGATACCTCTTTGCCCTGCAGGCGGGCGAACCGGGCTTTGAGGCGGACGATATCGACCACCTGGGCAACCGCCGCATCCGCACCGTGGGTGAGCTTTTGGCCGACCAGTTCCGGGTGGGCCTCTCGCGGCTCGCGCGCGGGGTGCGCGAGCGGATGCTTTTGGGCTCACCCGAGTCGGCCACCCCAGCCAAGCTGGTCAACAACCGCCCGCTGGTGGCGGCCATCCGCGAGTTTTTTGGCCGCAGCCAGCTCAGCCAGTTCAAGGACCAGACCAACCCCCTTTCCGAGCTGCGCCACAAGCGGCGGATCTCGGCGCTGGGCCCGGGCGGCCTGACCCGGGAGCGGGCCGGCTTCGATGTGCGCGACGTGCACCGCACCCACTACGGGCGCATCTGCCCCATCGAGACCCCCGAAGGGGCCAACATCGGCCTTATCTCGTCGCTGGCCTCCTACGGTCGCATCAACGACCTGGGCTTCATCCTCACCCCCTACCGCAAGGTGGAGAACGGGCGGGTTACCGACCAGGTGGAGTACATGAGCGCCACCGAGGAGGACCGCTACGTGATTGCCCAGGCCAACACCCCCCTCACCCCTGAGGGTTACTTCGACACCCAGCAGGTGGTGGCCCGCAAGAAGGGGGAGCCCATGGTGGTGCGGCCCGAGGAGGTCGAGTACATGGACGTCTCGCCCAAGCAGATCTTCTCGGTCAACACCAACCTGATTCCTTTCCTGGAGCACGACGACGCCAACCGGGCCCTGATGGGCTCCAACATGCAGGCCCAGGCGGTGCCCCTGCTCCGGGCCCAAAGCCCGGTGGTCATGACCGGTATCGAGGAGCGGGTGGTGCGCGACTCCCTGACCTCCATCTACGCCGAGGCCGATGGGGTGGTGGAGTACGTGGACAGCACCCGGATTGTGCTGCGGGGCGACGACCGCGCGCTCTACGAGTACCCCCTGCGCCGCTTCGTGCGCTCCAACCAGGGCACTGCCCTCGACCAGCGCCCGCGGGTGAGCAAGGGGCAACGGGTGCGGAAAGGGGAGCTGCTGGCCGACGGGCCCGCAGCCGAGGAGGGGATGCTGGCGCTCGGTCAGAACGTGCTGGTGGCCATCATGCCCTTCGACGGTTACAACTACGAGGACGCCATCGTTATTTCGGAAGACCTGCTGCGGCGGGACTTCTACACCTCGGTGCACATCGAGCGCTACGAGATTGAGGCCCGCGACACCAAGCTGGGCCCCGAGCGCATCACCCGGGACATCCCCAACCTTTCCGAAGCGGCTTTGCGCGACCTGGATGAGGACGGGGTGGTCCGCATCGGGGCCGAGGTTAAGGCGGGGGACATCCTGGTGGGCCGCACCAGCTTCAAGGGCGAGACCGAGCCCACCCCCGAGGAACGCCTTTTGCGCAGCATCTTTGGCGAGAAGGCCCGCGACGTGAAGGACACCTCCCTGCGGGTGCCGCCGGGGGAGGGGGGAATCGTGGTGCGCACCCTCAGGCTCCGCCGGGGCGACCCCGGGGTGGAGCTCAAGCCCGGGGTGCGGGAGGTGGTGCGGGTCTATGTGGCGCAGAAGCGCAAACTCCAGGTAGGGGACAAGCTGGCCAACCGCCACGGGAACAAAGGGGTGGTGGCCAAGATTCTACCCCCCGAGGACATGCCCCACCTGCCCGACGGCACCCCGGTGGACATCGTGCTCAACCCTCTGGGGGTGCCGAGCCGGATGAACCTGGGGCAGATCCTGGAGACCCACCTGGGCCTGGCGGGCTACGAGCTGGGGCTCAAGTTCATCACCCCAGTTTTTGACGGGATCAGCGAGGAGGAGATCAAGGCTCTGCTGGGGCAGGCCTTCGACAAGAAGTGGGAACTTCGCACCAAGACGGGCTTTGGCATTGACAACCGCGAGCGCGAGGTGCTGGCTCGAGCGGCCAAGCTGGGGCTGGTGGATGGGGAAAAGAGCCTGGTAGAGCAGCTTCGCCAGGTCTTCCAGCAGGGCAAGAGCGTGCTTTACGACGGGCGCACGGGGGAGCCCATCGAGGCCCCGATTGTGGTGGGGCTGATGTACATCATGAAGCTTTACCACATGGTGGAGGACAAGATGCACGCCCGCTCCACCGGCCCCTACTCCCTCATCACCCAGCAGCCCCTGGGCGGCAAGGCCCAGTTTGGGGGGCAGCGCTTTGGCGAGATGGAGGTCTGGGCCCTGGAAGCCTACGGGGCGGCCCACACCCTGCAGGAGATTCTCACCATCAAGTCCGACGACATAGAGGGTCGCAACGCCGCCTACGAGGCGGTGGTGAAGGGCGAGGACGTGCCCGAAGCCAGCGTGCCGGAGAGCTTTAGGGTTTTGGTGAAGGAGCTGCAGTCGCTGGGCCTCAACGTGGAGACCTACGACGAGAACGGCAAGCACCTGGATATCTTCGAGGGGCTGGCCTCTAAGCGCTAA